Proteins from one Naumovozyma castellii chromosome 3, complete genome genomic window:
- the NCAS0C05870 gene encoding succinate dehydrogenase iron-sulfur subunit (ancestral locus Anc_4.13) — protein sequence MNGLLLRRNVFNRLTIGVRGLASTTQATQPRMKTFKVYRWNPDQPTEKPHLQSFQVDLNSCGPMVLDALLKIKNEQDSTLTFRRSCREGICGSCAMNIGGRNTLACLCKIDQNESKQLKIYPLPHMYVVKDLVPDLTNFYQQYKSIQPYLQRSSYPEDGKEVLQSIEDRKKLNGLYECILCACCSTSCPSYWWNQEEYLGPAVLMQAYRWLIDSRDQATKARKTMLENSMSLYRCHTIMNCTKTCPKGLNPGFAIAKIKKSLAMM from the coding sequence ATGAACGGTTTACTCCTAAGAAGAAACGTATTTAATAGATTAACAATTGGCGTCAGGGGGCTCGCTTCCACTACCCAGGCCACACAACCTAGAATGAAGACTTTCAAGGTTTATAGATGGAATCCTGATCAACCAACTGAAAAACCACATTTGCAATCTTTCCAAGTGGATTTAAATAGTTGTGGCCCCATGGTCTTGGATGCTCTTTTAAAGATTAAGAATGAACAAGATTCCACTTTGACCTTTAGAAGATCATGTAGAGAAGGTATTTGTGGGTCATGTGCTATGAATATTGGTGGTAGAAATACATTGGCTTGTCTTTGTAAGATTGATCAAAATGAATCcaaacaattgaaaatctATCCATTACCTCACATGTACGTTGTTAAAGATTTAGTCCCTGATTTGACCAATTTCTACCAACAGTACAAATCCATTCAACcttatcttcaaagatcTTCTTATCCTGAAGATGGGAAGGAAGTCTTACAATCTATCGAAGATCGtaagaaattgaatggGTTATATGAATGTATCTTATGTGCTTGTTGCTCCACTTCGTGTCCTTCATATTGGTGGAaccaagaagaatatttggGTCCTGCTGTCCTAATGCAAGCATACCGTTGGTTGATAGATTCAAGAGATCAAGCTACTAAGGCAAGAAAGACAATGTTGGAAAATTCAATGTCCCTTTATAGATGTCATACCATTATGAATTGTACAAAGACTTGTCCAAAGGGTTTGAATCCAGGTTTTGCCATTGCTAAGATTAAGAAGAGCTTGGCTATGATGTGA
- the GOS1 gene encoding Gos1p (ancestral locus Anc_4.11) has protein sequence MSNGKGSFVTIRGQIISLESKTESLLSRYSTFAQTTSSQASQEEKSLDTQIEQKLFKRQEIVDSLNGIIESNPNISSSKLSQLQRHKEVLQDHWKNFRNIRSSIQQERNRLNLLFSVKNDIAQHSNNNLTNEDENEYIQNESRRIDQSHNMMDRLIMQAVETRESFMNQSHLLHNANNRILQTLQRVPGLNQVISKINTRRKKNAVILATVTTLCILFLFFTW, from the coding sequence ATGTCCAATGGGAAGGGTTCGTTTGTTACCATCAGGGGTCAAATAATCTCTCTAGAATCAAAAACAGAATCGCTCTTATCTCGTTATTCAACATTTGCACAAACAACCAGCTCACAAGCAtcacaagaagaaaaatctCTGGATACTCAGATTGAACAAAAACTATTCAAGAGGCAAGAAATAGTGGATTCTCTAAATGGCATAATCGAATccaatccaaatatttcatcttcaaaattatctCAATTGCAACGTCATAAGGAGGTATTACAAGATCATTGGAAGAACTTCCGTAATATTAGATCTTCCATTCAACAAGAACGCAATAGATTGAACTTATTGTTCAGTGTTAAGAACGATATTGCCCAACATAGTAACAATAATTTGacaaatgaagatgaaaacgAATACATTCAAAATGAATCAAGAAGGATTGATCAGTCACATAATATGATGGATAGACTGATTATGCAGGCAGTAGAAACGAGGGAGAGTTTTATGAACCAATCACATTTGTTGCATAATGCAAATAATAGAATCTTACAAACTTTACAAAGAGTCCCAGGTTTAAACCAAGTGATCTCGAAGATTAAcacaagaagaaagaaaaatgctGTTATATTGGCTACTGTGACAACTCTATGTATACTATTCCTATTCTTTACTTGGTAA
- the NCAS0C05890 gene encoding MIP/aquaporin family protein (ancestral locus Anc_4.10), giving the protein MDIPKETDNNQWTMPDCKEFTVKNENYDLEMQSVELDKYDSKQDFKILGASLLSNCQTTSMFSDEYLISSDPNTLSIQNTHPIKEEDQDAAVLNLANQGNFWCRFRNLYLKEILAEFLGTMVMIMFGSGVVCQVLASSKIEEQLFKKAINPASNKTGEDYMALPSMIETLGSVNLRTPNGTYVNIALGWASAVVLGYFAAGGASISGAHMNPSITICSTIFRKFPLKKVPGYIFAQLLGAFTGALVIFMYYQPVIEFAYVDWKDNEIVASMFCVFPRPFLSIRRQFISEFISGAILQLGIFSMTNQYNKASTDLFPMWLFLLIFGIMSSMGYQTGTAMNLARDLGPRLTLHVLGFNKALLWNDHNYFFWVPLVAPILGAVTGSLIYDLFIFQGQESPVNWPFKTYCQVFSKFRIIQLKKREKKKIGSIVEYAEVTNPNGEGIQENNSNFQEGFLSTQKQTSLSS; this is encoded by the coding sequence ATGGATATTCCAAAAGAAACTGATAATAATCAATGGACAATGCCTGATTGTAAAGAATTTACTgtaaaaaatgaaaattaCGATCTAGAAATGCAGTCGGTGGAGTTGGATAAATATGATTCCAAACAggattttaaaatattaggTGCTTCtcttttatcaaattgTCAAACTACAAGCATGTTTTCAGATGAATACTTGATTAGTAGCGATCCAAACACACTTTCGATACAAAATACTCATCcaataaaagaagaagatcaagatGCTGctgttttaaatttggcAAACCAAGGTAATTTTTGGTGTCGTTTTAGgaatttatatttaaagGAGATATTAGCAGAATTTTTAGGTACAATGGTTATGATAATGTTTGGAAGTGGGGTCGTCTGTCAAGTTCTAGCTTCTAGTAAAATTGAAGAGCAGCTGTTTAAAAAAGCCATAAATCCTGCTAGCAATAAGACAGGTGAAGACTATATGGCACTGCCATCAATGATTGAAACCTTGGGGTCGGTCAATTTAAGAACTCCTAATGGAACATATGTCAATATTGCTCTAGGTTGGGCTTCCGCAGTTGTTCTTGGGTATTTTGCAGCAGGGGGAGCATCCATTTCAGGAGCTCATATGAACCCGTCGATAACAATTTGCAGTACAATATTTAGAAAGTTTCCTTTGAAAAAAGTTCCAGGTTATATTTTTGCTCAACTATTGGGCGCCTTTACAGGAGCGTTAGTCATTTTCATGTATTATCAACCAGTTATAGAGTTTGCTTATGTTGATTGGAaggataatgaaattgttgCTTCAATGTTTTGTGTGTTTCCCAGACCATTTTTATCTATCCGAAGACAATTTATCTCTGAATTTATAAGTGGTGCCATACTACAACTTGGAATATTTTCGATGACAAATCAATATAATAAGGCCTCCACCGATTTGTTTCCAATGTGGCTTTTCCTTCTAATCTTTGGAATAATGAGTTCGATGGGCTATCAAACGGGGACGGCCATGAATCTAGCTCGGGACTTAGGACCAAGATTAACCCTCCATGTTTTAGGATTCAACAAAGCCCTACTATGGAATGAccataattattttttttgggTTCCACTGGTGGCTCCCATTCTTGGGGCAGTGACGGGGAGTTTGATAtatgatttatttattttccaaggGCAAGAATCACCAGTCAATTGGCCATTCAAAACATATTGTCAagtattttcaaaatttagGATCATCCAGTTgaaaaaaagagaaaagaagaaaattggttcaattgttgaataCGCAGAAGTTACTAACCCAAATGGCGAAGGAatccaagaaaataattcaaattttcaagaaggTTTTCTCTCGACTCAAAAACAAACTTCACTCTCTAGCTAG
- the GUT1 gene encoding glycerol kinase (ancestral locus Anc_4.9), which produces MSHWLSFARTTSLLFRSKPIRINFTKSKNNRLLMTLSKGTQEKIRTASNDGDYIPLIASIDVGTTSSRAILFNKMGQEIEKHQIEYSTSASKGKYSVLGKRRFSDESNETTEVPSNKPSTIFSAEGVTIRQTPNLEIEDLLLNQSASTTAAHLSMSGPTLEFPKPGWIQCNPMALLANVVQCLGSTLVSLSDLNKDRIKKSFPPYKIGCIGITNMRETTLVWSKSTGLPIINYGIVWNDTRNLPLIRTLQETVSNETAKKITKKTGLPLFSTYFSCSKLKWLLENEPLVQKAYQEKDLMFGTVDTWLLYNLTVEKAFVSDITNASRTGFMDLNSLDYDDELLSFWRIDPKLVHLPKIVSCSEYYGQLTIPEFTKNLLSTEIWEELNRFKNSRVPIQGCIGDQSASLVGQLAFKTGSAKCTYGTGCFLLYNTGTEKMISEHGALTTPAYWFPNSTEQPEPHFALEGSIAVGGSVVQWLRDNLRLIPKSEHIGPLASRVRDSGGVVFVPAFNGLFAPYWDPDTRATIMGISQSTTASHIARAAIEGVCFQVRAILKAMGSDEVYGDSAYEKKNLATLAVDGGMSKSNEVMQIQADILGPCIKLRRSPIVECTALGAAIAANMAYKKEAERILWKDLNDVKKWIMYNGYDKDEGMPTIMHDNLAVFKSSIDDAERRKHWKLWQVAVKRSRGWLTDVDGEHEDVLEP; this is translated from the coding sequence ATGTCCCATTGGCTTTCTTTTGCTAGAACAACCTCCCTACTATTTCGATCAAAGCCAATAAGAATAAACTTTACCAAATCTAAAAACAATCGTCTATTAATGACTCTATCCAAAGGAACTCAAGAAAAAATTCGCACCGCCTCCAATGATGGGGACTATATTCCGTTAATTGCCTCTATTGATGTGGGGACTACCTCGTCGAGAGCCATTCTTTTCAACAAGATGGGCCAAGAGATTGAAAAGCATCAGATAGAATATTCAACTTCGGCATCGAAGGGTAAGTATTCAGTGCTAGGTAAGAGAAGATTTTCAGATGAAAGTAATGAAACAACGGAAGTACCATCAAATAAACCTTCCACCATCTTTTCTGCTGAAGGTGTTACCATTAGACAAACTCCAAATCTGGAAATTGAAGACTTATTACTCAATCAATCAGCGTCCACCACTGCCGCTCACCTCTCGATGTCTGGCCCTACTTTGGAATTTCCCAAGCCGGGTTGGATTCAGTGTAATCCTATGGCATTATTGGCTAACGTAGTTCAGTGTCTAGGTTCCACTTTAGTATCACTATCTGACTTGAATAAGGATCGTATCAAGAAATCATTCCCTCCTTACAAAATAGGTTGCATCGGAATTACCAACATGAGAGAAACAACCTTAGTCTGGTCAAAATCTACCGGGCTaccaattattaattatggTATTGTATGGAATGATACTAGAAATTTACCTTTAATAAGAACACTACAGGAAACTGTTTCCAATGAAACTGCAAAGAAGATAACTAAAAAGACTGGTCttccattattttccacttATTTTTCCTGCTCAAAACTGAAGTGGCTATTGGAAAACGAACCACTTGTACAAAAGGCTTATCAAGAGAAAGACTTGATGTTTGGTACTGTTGATACATGGTTACTCTATAACCTGACAGTTGAAAAGGCCTTTGTTTCCGATATTACAAATGCATCAAGAACTGGGTTTATGGATTTGAATTCCTTGGACTACGATGATGAACTATTATCCTTTTGGAGGATTGATCCAAAACTTGTTCATTTACCCAAAATTGTTTCATGTTCCGAATATTATGGACAATTAACTATCCCAGAATTTACCAAAAATTTGTTGTCAACTGAGATTTGggaagaattgaatagATTTAAGAATTCCAGGGTTCCAATCCAAGGCTGCATCGGTGATCAAAGCGCATCATTAGTGGGACAGTTGGCATTTAAGACAGGCTCTGCCAAATGTACATATGGTACTGGCTGTTTCCTATTATATAATACTGGTACCGAAAAAATGATCTCTGAACATGGGGCTCTAACAACACCAGCATATTGGTTCCCAAATTCCACGGAACAACCTGAACCTCATTTTGCATTAGAGGGTTCCATTGCAGTTGGTGGGTCTGTAGTTCAGTGGTTACGTGATAATTTAAGATTAATTCCTAAATCGGAACATATTGGTCCCTTAGCATCCAGAGTTCGTGATTCAGGCGGTGTTGTATTTGTCCCTGCATTTAATGGATTATTTGCTCCATATTGGGATCCTGATACAAGGGCTACAATCATGGGTATCTCTCAATCTACCACTGCATCCCATATTGCTAGAGCTGCCATTGAAGGTGTTTGTTTCCAAGTTCGAGCCATATTGAAGGCCATGGGGTCTGATGAAGTATATGGGGATTCAGCCTACgagaagaagaacttgGCAACTTTGGCAGTTGATGGAGGAATGTCCAAATCAAATGAAGTGATGCAAATTCAGGCTGATATTTTAGGTCCTTGCATTAAACTAAGAAGGTCACCCATTGTTGAATGTACTGCACTAGGTGCTGCTATTGCTGCAAATATGGCATATAAGAAGGAAGCCGAAAGAATCCTATGgaaagatttgaatgaCGTTAAGAAATGGATTATGTATAATGGATACGACAAAGATGAAGGTATGCCTACAATAATGCATGACAATTTAGCAGTCTTTAAAAGCAGTATTGATGATGCGGAAAGAAGGAAGCATTGGAAATTATGGCAAGTCGCTGTAAAGAGATCCAGAGGATGGTTAACAGACGTTGATGGGGAACACGAGGACGTCCTAGAACCATAA